The stretch of DNA TCTTGACGTTGAAAACGAAACCTCATGGGCGCAGCCAAACGCCGGTTGCTCCAACGACCTAGCAATTCAGCAGTAGCAAGCAGGATGTCGTCTCGGCGTACGCGACCGTGAGGTCGTCGACGCTTCGGAAATGTACGGAGAGGGAAAGGGCCGTACGCCCTTGCTACGGGATAGCTAGCTAGCTGGCTATAGCTATCCAGGATGAATGGGTGAGATGGGTTTGAATTACCTGCTCCGGGGGTGATGCAGACGAGGCCCGTCATCATGCCCTGCACGGCGCCGATGACGGACGGCTTGCCGAAGAAGATGACGTCGAGGCAGGTCCAGGTTAGGAggctggtggcggcggagaCGTTGGTGTTGAGCACGGCCACGGACGCCGCGATGTTGGCGGCGTAGGGCGCGCCGCCGTTGAACCCGGCCCAGCCCATCCACAgcagcccgccgccggcgatcatCAGCAGGATGTTGTTGGGGACGAAGCGCTCCCGGTCGCTCTTCAGCCGAGGGCCCACCTGCCAGCCGCACGTACATACGTAACCAACGGTCATCAGATAATATCTCCCAACGCAACCAAAGGCACACACCCTACTCATCTACCACAGCATTATCCCAGGCAGGCATGGGATCGACTCTTTTCTTGCGGTTGCGATCGCGAAACGAGAGCGACCGATCGCGACCCCAAACAGCTGGGGGCGTCAGCGACACCGCAAGTGGCGGAGGTGACCACTCGTCGGCGGCTACGAGCCGTCGCTACTGCAGGAAGGGAGGCCGCCCGTCCAACTTGTTCACATGCCCCTCGAGTTAAAAAAGTTCCTGGCCTTTTTCTGCGCGGTCATCAGCGACATGCTACTAATGCCGTGCGATTTTccaaaggaggagaaggataagaaggggaagaagaagaaaaaaaaatatctGCAAGGGGGGCGCGTTGATTTCTTCCAGGATGACTTTGAATCTAGACACGCTGCTGATTCAGCAACCGAGAATCTGTGATGCGGTGGGCACCCGTGCGTGCATTCCCACAGCTGCGTGCGTCCCCGCGAGGAGTCCACACTGGCTGCTGGGTCAAGCTGGCATGATGCAGTCTACGCCTACCGAACACGTTAGTTAggcaacctcgccgccggcaggcCGGGCCGGGACCGAGTGACGTCACCATTCCGGCGAAGACGCGGTGATGGGACCGCAGTCGCAGAGGGATGATGGGGAGGAAGAGGAACTGAGGAATTGATTGATTGAAGGCAAGGCACACGTATGTACTGTATGGACGTACCCAGTAGGCGGCGGTGAAGCCGGCGACGCCGGAGGAGAGGTGGATGACGTATCCGCCGGAGTAGTCGATGACGCCCCAGTGGTAGAGGAAGCCGCCGCCCCAGAGGCTGAAGGCGCCGACGGTGTAGGAGAGGAGGAGCCagagcggggtgaaggccatCCAGGCCTTGATGTTCATGCGGCCCAGGACGGAGCCGGCCAGGAGCACCAGCGTGATGGCGGCGAACTCGAACTGGAACATCACCAGCGTGGCCTCCGGGTAGAAGGGCTCCGTCTTGGCGGTGGCCCCGTGCGCCGTGGCCGAGAGCGAGGCGCGGCGGACCAGGTACTCCTGGGAGAGCGCCACGCCGGCCTTGCCCCAGAACGGGAGCAGGCGCTCCCCGAACGCCATGCGGAAGCCGACCAGCACCCACACCAGCAGCGACGAGGCGTAGGCGTAGAGCGCCATGAAGGCCGAGTTCACGGCCCACTTCTTCTTCACGATGCTGCCGTACAGCACCACCAGCCCCGGCATGGACTGGATGCCCACCAGCGTCGCCGCCGTCAGCTGCCACGCGTTGTCGCCCTTGTTCAGCCACTCCGGCACCGCCGGGAGCTGCGCCGCGTACGCGCCGCCGGACGCCGCCATG from Panicum hallii strain FIL2 chromosome 3, PHallii_v3.1, whole genome shotgun sequence encodes:
- the LOC112885734 gene encoding ammonium transporter 2 member 1 — translated: MAASGGAYAAQLPAVPEWLNKGDNAWQLTAATLVGIQSMPGLVVLYGSIVKKKWAVNSAFMALYAYASSLLVWVLVGFRMAFGERLLPFWGKAGVALSQEYLVRRASLSATAHGATAKTEPFYPEATLVMFQFEFAAITLVLLAGSVLGRMNIKAWMAFTPLWLLLSYTVGAFSLWGGGFLYHWGVIDYSGGYVIHLSSGVAGFTAAYWVGPRLKSDRERFVPNNILLMIAGGGLLWMGWAGFNGGAPYAANIAASVAVLNTNVSAATSLLTWTCLDVIFFGKPSVIGAVQGMMTGLVCITPGAGLVQTWAAVIMGVFAGSVPWFTMMILHKKSALLMRVDDTLAVFHTHAVAGLLGGVLTGLLATPRLLEIESPVPGLRGAFYGGGIRQVGKQLAGAAFVVAWNVVVTSLILLAIGLVVPLRMPDEQLMIGDDAAHGEEAYALWGDGEKFDAARHDASRVGAGGGMEREGSVEQRLSGMGARGVTIQL